ggaaaggggctggCCTTGGGGCCCATGACCTTGAAGGACAGTCCGAGCGGGTCGCACTCCCCGCCCCACGGGagggccgcgggcccggcccgtCAGCTGCCCCGGCGAGCGGGGCGCCATTTCGTCaggaaaaggggaggggggggctctACGCGGCGGGGCGAGTTGAGGCGCGGGCGGCATCGGCTCCGTCTCCAGCCTCCCTCGGAGGCCCTCTCCCGCCCGCCTCACCCCCTCAGGGCTCACCTGAGGGCCaggccgccgccgggcgggaggCGCGGCACGGCGCTGGCTCCCGCCAGGCTCCGCCGCAGCAGCACTCGCGCCGCCATCTTGCTCCGGCCGCCTCCCTCCTGGGCcgggagggtgggtgggggggtgaatGATGCAGCGCCGCCGCCGGACGCGAGGGGCGCACCgccgccgggggtggggggccggTGGTCCCCCGGCCACGCCCCCCGCGAGGGGGAAGCCACAGGTGCGCATGCGCGGAGTGCCCCGGCCCGggacccccctccctcccccggctgctCAGCGcttggggtgcccccagccctggttTAGGGTCTCGCCTGAAAAACACTAAGCAAGAGCCCAAGCATTTTTTGAATCGTATGCAAAAACTTGTTTCGTATTCCCCAGATAAATTTTTCACTCACGCATagttgaaatgttttcttcacacTGTTCCATCTCCAGCAGTATTTAATTTGGCTAAACTGGTTGTGTGTGCTACCACCAAACCCTTAAATAACTTTAAATTAAGAATAAACTTATAATTAGGCTAATAGTTAAAGGTCAGTTCTAAAAGCAACTAGCCAATAAACATAGAAAACAAGTTAATGAGCAAACCTTCTCTTTCTACACAGCACATACGCAGTTTCCATTGCCATTTTATGATTTTTATACCAGCAGTCCGTGACAGCTAGCATCTGCAACGTGCTTTAACATCAGTAAAGTACAATGTTTGTGGTGCCTCTTTAAAAACCAGTTTAATCTACAATTGCcatcattcttttaaaaacaagttgcACTTCACACTATGTACATTTAATCACATTTTGATCTGACAGCATGTTGAGTTCTCGAGCAACCCTCTGAGAGCCTACCGGTAAACTGACAAAAACTGACAACCTTCTGTGATGAATCAACCTTagaaaaaataagacattttcaCAGCTACTCAAGAAAAATCACAGGAAATACAGGGAAAGAAGATTTACTTCCCCAATTAGACATAGATGCAACTCATTAACCAAACAGGaaactttttctatttcttataGACATTATATGCCTAGTTGTTAGAACACTCATATCCCAAGTACTGAGGGTCAAGTTCCTTTACCGCCTGCTTGGATACCACTTAACTGTATTTCCTACAGCCAGGGCCTGGGTCTGATTTCTCTCAATCTCTGCTAGGGATGAAGTTTCACATTTTACATTCACTCAGGCAGGAGTCAGAGCCCAGGTTTCCTTCCACTTCGATGAGGGCCTTAATCAGCCAGCTACAGTTACTAAGTAATTTACATAAACCTAAACTACTTCAACAAACATATCAACAAGAATAACCTACAGCCATATGTTTAAGACACTTCCTCAAAGTCAGAGACCATGTTCACATTACTGATTTACACAGAGACATTTGAATCAAGGTGTCTTGACATCCCAGCTTATTGATCTGACATGCAGGACAGTACTTGAGGATTAGCAATGCAAGGGCAGTATTTTTTGGTTTGAAGCACTGAGGAAAATTTAAGTTTCTCATTCTTCCTGGCCCAAATAATTGGCAGAGTTCAACTGGATAGTTAGCAGTCTGCAGGCAGCTGGAACTGATTTTGTGCAGGTGAAGGAAGTTAAAGGGCAAATGATTTACACCACTCCAAAAATGGAAGAGAACACAACTGATAGCTTGCTAGTGTAAGCTGGCTTAGTTTCTTAAAGATAGATATTTTAGGTCAGAGGAACTCTGTTCAGATACACATTGTTTAGCTTCTGATCTTAAACAGAGACCAATGACATAGGTAGACACTTCAAAAAGGATTTCTCATAGCTTTAATATACCACTCTCCCCTCCGTACAGGGACATGGAATGCTGTTCCCACAAATGCTAGGTTTTGAGGCAGATGCCACTTTAGACCTGAATGAAAAGTCAGCAACACAAGGCTGCTGCAACAGCTGCACACTCTTAGTTTGCTTTACATCCTGGAAGACAGGACACAAAATCCCCAGAGCTGTAGCAGGATAAAGTGATCTTAAATCATTAACTGCTATGGCCTTCTAGTTTCATATTAAAGGATGAAGCAAATCAGTACCTGTATCTCTCCCAAAATATGTTGTTTTAATTAGCTTTTCTGATGGGACTAAATCTAACTGTCTTTACTTCTACTTTTTTGGCTTTGTATTCTCATCAGCTTCTATTTCCCGCTGGCAGTTCAAAGAGATTCATCTCTCCCAGAACGAAATACTTCCTTTGGACAGGTTACAAAGGCAACAATGCTAAGCTACCCAAAGCTTTTCTCACCTTACTGCCATTATAAAGGCAAGTGGCCATGGTTTTGTTAGAGATTTTGGAAGTCAGAAGATACTGCAATGTGGTATGAGCGACTGTAAGAGGAAACAAGGACACATGCAGGTAGCTGGTTTAAAAATTCTACACTTCCTTTCAAAAGGTTTAATAGCATTATCTTACTTAATCTTCCAAACCACAAAAGACTGCCTGAAATACAGAACAATCAAATAATGTAATGACCCTCCCACCAAACTTAAACATCATACAGTTATATTCTTGTCTTTCTCAATACAGAAAAGTTATTCCAAGTGAGCAGCTGGCTTTTGAAACTGTCGAGGCTTGGGGCAAAACTACATGCAATAAAATGAAGTGTTAACACTAAACTcacattttctctgtattttcatttaaagatttGAGGTGCCTATCAATCTGTAACATCTGTTCTTACAAGCAACtacattcattatttattttgacTACAGATTTCACTGAAACATTTAACATACAACAGCAGGGCCCCAAACACCCCTGACAGGGACAAGCTGAAAAGCCctctgtttaaatattttccccGCTATTTGTCTGTTGAACAAACTTTAAGTTCCTGAAGTTTTTCACTTAGATAGGTAGTATCTGCCTCTGTCAGATTTTCCGAATCTGACAGATTTTCAAGGAATCTAGTTCCCGCACAGGGCTTTCCTGTTATTGGATCTATGACATTTCCAACCTTGAAAACAATTTCAGCCAGTTCGTGTTTCACATGTTTGCTCCTTCGCTCAGGCAAAGCTTTCAGAAGAACAATGTCTCCAACAACACACTGCTGCAATGGATCATGGGCAAAATAGGTTTTTCGTTTGTTAAAGAActgtagaaggaaaaaaggaaaccttGGCATTAGATTTCAAAATCAAGCAATTCGCAAATACATAGTTAATATAAAACAAACTAAATGTCACTAAGGAGaagtcttatttatttttttaatgagattcaGTTTGGATCATGAAGAGAAATGCAACTATGCACTCTACTGTTTTTCCAAAGAAGCACAGCACTACCCTTCCCTGACAATCCCTCTGGTCAGGATGTTGTTGCCAACCCAGCCTGTAGAaaaggagatggggaagaaaaagccaAATACAAAAAGCTGTTCATAATGAACATGTGGGTACAGGTAAAAAGAACAAGCTCTTCACTTAACATAGATTGCCTTTCCTAGCATCATCACGTCCTACTGGCCTCTCTGCTCTCTAGTTCTGCTGTGTTAGCCTTTCCTCTCCTTAGGATGTTTCACATCAACACTGCTTCAGCAAGACAGCTGCCTTGGCTCTTCCAAGCTGAATGACTTGCCTGTGCAGTTCACACTTCAAGAACTGATATTAATTCTTATTCATCCTAATATGTCAAAAATTCATCAGCCctgaaatcagtattttgaaGTTTATCATTTGAGAGTTTTCTTGCtcaattcattttctttcataaaaaaatTCAGTATCTATTCTTATAGGAATGGCAGAATTCAGaatctttcttttaagaaagaagtTTACAGGTTCTTCTACTGGATAAAGTATTAGACTGGGATCTGCAAGACCCATTATCTAATCCTGACTCTATCCTTAACCTTCTGGTCACCAAAGGCAAGTTATTCCACCTATACGTACTACGGTTTCCCCTAtctgaaaatggagaaaatactaattttaagcTCCCTATTTGAAATGTATTGACAAGAAGTGATAAATACAAAGCTTGTATAGCACATCACAGTACAGATTCAAATATTAAGTATGCTTACAATAATGCATACAGAAAAACTGCTACAAAATTTACTGTAAAAGTGACTAATATAATGTCAAGTTTCCAAAACAAAGCATACTCCAAatcaatatgaaaaattaaatttaagtgTGAAACAACAAAAACCTTCTCAACTGAGATCAAATGAAGTGCATTAACAAAGCActtcaaagaaatacatttaGCACATAATCCATATGGAAGTATCCTCACGACACactgcttttcatcttttgcaGTCATCCCCCCAGCCAAATCGTTATGCAAGTTTCTTAAAGAGTTTGCATTGTAAAGAGCTATCAAAAATTCTAAGAGTCAAATCAATAAAACATTCCTCCACACAGTACAAAAATTACCATGCAAGACAAGTTCACTGGCTTTTACCTTTAGTAAGTAAGGATCTAGCACAAGCCTTGTCACTCTCACTTTGGCAGTTTTCTGCATTTTGGTTCCTATTACTTTCCCTACTATCCATTTTGCATGGACAGCTCCACGTGGTACAGACATTGTTTAATTCTGGTCATCCAGTGCCTGGC
This is a stretch of genomic DNA from Calonectris borealis chromosome 19, bCalBor7.hap1.2, whole genome shotgun sequence. It encodes these proteins:
- the MRPS17 gene encoding small ribosomal subunit protein uS17m, producing MSVPRGAVHAKWIVGKVIGTKMQKTAKVRVTRLVLDPYLLKFFNKRKTYFAHDPLQQCVVGDIVLLKALPERRSKHVKHELAEIVFKVGNVIDPITGKPCAGTRFLENLSDSENLTEADTTYLSEKLQELKVCSTDK